One window from the genome of Azospirillum sp. B510 encodes:
- the tnpB gene encoding IS66 family insertion sequence element accessory protein TnpB (TnpB, as the term is used for proteins encoded by IS66 family insertion elements, is considered an accessory protein, since TnpC, encoded by a neighboring gene, is a DDE family transposase.), whose amino-acid sequence MIPVPSGVRVWLAGGVTDMRCGMNSLALKVQEGLGRDPHAGDLYVFRGRRGDMVKCLWHDGLGMSLYAKRLERGRFIWPSPASGAVAISASQFAYLLDAIDWRNPQQTWRPRSAG is encoded by the coding sequence ATGATCCCGGTCCCCTCGGGCGTTCGGGTCTGGCTGGCGGGCGGGGTCACCGACATGCGCTGCGGGATGAACTCTCTGGCGCTGAAGGTCCAGGAGGGTCTTGGCCGCGATCCCCATGCCGGCGATTTATACGTCTTCCGTGGACGTCGCGGTGACATGGTGAAGTGCCTGTGGCATGACGGGCTCGGCATGTCGCTGTACGCCAAGAGGCTTGAACGGGGCCGTTTCATCTGGCCCAGCCCGGCCAGCGGAGCCGTGGCCATTTCCGCGTCCCAGTTCGCGTATCTGCTCGACGCCATCGACTGGCGCAATCCGCAGCAGACTTGGAGACCGCGCTCGGCCGGATAG
- a CDS encoding cold-shock protein codes for MSEELKNVTATNVTATVKWFKPEKGFGFVRLADGSGEAFLHASVLAAASLPNPVEGTTVVCDLAQGAKGPQVVAIHSATPPETPPAPRARNQRAPRATASATQPMGLVAGPVEDGSEGLARPPKPQRERRERQAEPTGPATMAYGTVRWYNLDSQSGLIEPWEDGATVYFDRATLRQSGLDIVADGEDVRYLAVGSEDAPVAQRVELI; via the coding sequence TTGAGCGAAGAGTTGAAGAACGTCACCGCGACGAACGTCACCGCGACGGTAAAGTGGTTCAAGCCGGAAAAGGGTTTTGGGTTCGTCCGCCTCGCCGATGGCTCCGGCGAGGCTTTTCTGCACGCTTCGGTCCTGGCCGCCGCCTCCCTGCCCAACCCGGTCGAGGGCACGACGGTCGTCTGCGATCTGGCCCAGGGGGCCAAGGGACCGCAGGTCGTCGCCATTCACTCCGCCACGCCGCCGGAAACGCCGCCAGCCCCGCGCGCCCGCAACCAGCGCGCGCCGCGCGCCACCGCATCGGCCACCCAGCCGATGGGTCTGGTCGCCGGACCGGTGGAGGATGGAAGCGAGGGCCTCGCCCGTCCGCCCAAACCCCAACGCGAGCGGCGCGAGCGCCAGGCGGAGCCGACTGGTCCGGCCACGATGGCCTATGGCACGGTGCGCTGGTACAATCTGGACAGCCAGTCCGGCCTGATCGAGCCGTGGGAGGATGGCGCCACCGTCTATTTCGACCGCGCCACGCTGCGCCAGTCCGGCCTCGACATCGTCGCCGACGGCGAGGATGTCCGCTATCTGGCCGTGGGGTCGGAGGATGCGCCGGTCGCCCAACGGGTCGAACTGATCTGA
- a CDS encoding adenylate/guanylate cyclase domain-containing protein — MRLSRRVRLILLGAVAPAVAGLLVLAASPSLQGPSIDSLFWLRERVHGARPAPDPSPVVVVGIDEETYRRPPFAGTPQALWGPRLGTVLGAMLDGGAAAIGLDLVHPTSVETLIPGFERDYLLTLRRGGKEGRLVLAKVQHQSDPLMPYRGYMIAAGVNNIRSVNLVEDPDGVLRRVPLTLSVTGPDGQPKAEPGMAVEVASRALKAPLERGADGSVTLAGYRLPGGEGNRLLVNHATAPGAIPTYSLADLHACAEAGKAEYFARHFKGKAVMVGTVLDVEDRKLSSNRWVTKPEGLNLPERCALPVMSDLYVAGRTRDSIPGVYIHAAAISNLIAHDALAEAARPVAVVLILLLAGLAGVVTLATRPGVAAAGLIVLLACWSGVAVEMFQGGLVLPYLQAALAALLVFPLALGFRFAVLDRDQRHIRNAFKLYLPGSLIDDMIASGQSPSLGGEERDLSILFCDIAGFTKMSEGMEPEALVTVLNRYFTVMTDIIEAHGGFVDKYIGDAVLAVFGAPYAIDNHARAAVSAALAMRQAMEDDPTLLATPSGRGSNRIGIATGPALIGNIGSPRRFNYTVMGDTVNLASRLEGANKYYNTALMVSGETMRHHGDPQAFRALDIVQVVGRSEPVEVFEPLSDARRADPEERAQRAAYAAALDQWRAGRFEAAAAGFRTLIAGDGAALAMLHKAEKRIGLPAEPDWAGVTALTDK, encoded by the coding sequence ATGAGGCTGTCCCGGCGTGTCCGGCTGATCCTGCTCGGCGCGGTGGCTCCGGCCGTTGCGGGGCTGCTGGTGCTGGCGGCGTCGCCCTCGTTGCAGGGACCTTCGATCGACAGTCTCTTTTGGTTGCGGGAACGGGTGCATGGTGCGCGCCCGGCTCCCGACCCGTCGCCGGTGGTGGTGGTCGGCATCGATGAGGAGACCTATCGCCGTCCGCCCTTCGCCGGCACACCGCAGGCGCTGTGGGGGCCGCGTCTCGGCACCGTTCTCGGCGCCATGCTGGATGGCGGGGCGGCGGCCATCGGTCTCGACCTCGTCCATCCGACCTCGGTCGAGACGCTGATCCCCGGATTCGAGCGCGACTATCTGCTGACCCTGCGCCGTGGCGGCAAGGAGGGGCGGCTGGTGCTGGCCAAGGTGCAGCATCAGAGCGACCCGCTGATGCCCTATCGCGGCTACATGATCGCCGCCGGGGTCAACAACATCCGCTCGGTCAATCTGGTGGAGGATCCCGACGGGGTGCTACGCCGGGTTCCGCTGACCCTCTCCGTGACCGGTCCGGACGGCCAGCCCAAGGCCGAACCGGGGATGGCGGTGGAGGTCGCATCCCGCGCGCTGAAGGCGCCGCTGGAACGGGGGGCCGACGGCTCCGTCACGCTGGCCGGCTACCGGCTGCCGGGCGGGGAGGGCAACCGGCTGCTGGTCAACCACGCCACGGCTCCGGGCGCCATCCCGACCTATTCGCTGGCCGATCTCCATGCCTGTGCCGAGGCCGGCAAGGCCGAGTATTTCGCCAGGCACTTCAAGGGCAAGGCGGTGATGGTCGGCACCGTGCTGGATGTCGAGGACCGCAAGCTCTCCTCCAACCGCTGGGTGACCAAGCCGGAGGGACTGAACCTTCCCGAACGTTGCGCCCTGCCGGTGATGAGCGACCTGTATGTCGCCGGCCGCACCCGCGACAGCATTCCCGGCGTCTACATCCATGCCGCCGCCATCTCCAACCTGATCGCGCATGACGCGCTGGCGGAGGCCGCCCGGCCCGTCGCCGTGGTGTTGATCCTGTTGCTGGCCGGCCTGGCCGGGGTGGTGACGCTGGCAACCCGGCCGGGAGTGGCCGCGGCCGGTCTGATCGTGTTGCTGGCGTGCTGGAGCGGCGTGGCGGTGGAAATGTTCCAGGGCGGGCTGGTCCTGCCCTATCTCCAGGCGGCGCTGGCCGCCCTGCTGGTCTTCCCGCTGGCGCTCGGCTTCCGCTTCGCCGTGCTCGACCGCGACCAGCGTCATATCCGCAACGCCTTCAAGCTCTACCTGCCGGGGTCGCTGATCGACGACATGATCGCATCGGGCCAGTCGCCCAGCTTGGGCGGTGAGGAGCGCGACCTGTCCATCCTGTTCTGCGACATCGCCGGCTTCACCAAGATGTCGGAGGGGATGGAGCCGGAGGCCCTGGTCACCGTTCTGAACCGCTATTTCACGGTGATGACCGACATCATCGAGGCGCATGGCGGCTTCGTCGACAAATATATCGGCGACGCCGTGCTGGCGGTGTTCGGTGCCCCCTATGCCATCGACAACCATGCCCGCGCCGCCGTGTCGGCCGCCCTGGCGATGCGTCAGGCGATGGAGGATGATCCGACCCTGTTGGCGACCCCCAGCGGGCGCGGCTCCAACCGCATCGGCATCGCCACCGGCCCGGCCCTGATCGGCAACATCGGCTCGCCCAGACGCTTCAACTACACGGTGATGGGCGACACGGTGAATCTGGCCTCCCGGCTGGAGGGCGCCAACAAATACTACAACACCGCCCTGATGGTCAGCGGCGAGACCATGCGCCACCATGGCGACCCCCAGGCCTTCCGCGCGCTCGACATCGTGCAGGTCGTCGGCCGCAGCGAGCCGGTGGAGGTGTTCGAACCGCTGTCCGACGCCCGCCGCGCCGATCCCGAGGAGCGGGCCCAGCGCGCCGCCTATGCCGCCGCCCTCGACCAATGGCGCGCCGGCCGTTTCGAGGCCGCCGCCGCCGGTTTCCGGACACTGATCGCCGGCGATGGTGCCGCGCTGGCGATGCTGCACAAGGCGGAGAAACGCATCGGCCTGCCGGCGGAGCCGGATTGGGCCGGCGTGACCGCCCTCACCGACAAATAG
- a CDS encoding ShlB/FhaC/HecB family hemolysin secretion/activation protein has protein sequence MPSPRHQRRPVRLSILLLAGIAGPLPALAQAVSPALPPSLDPNRLERRFEPPAAPQSSPEIEMPAPEKAPPPRDAERITLTLNEIRIDGNSVYDGDSLSALWRDKLGKPVTLADLYAIRDAITARYRNDGYVLSQAVVPAQRIRDGVVRLQVVEGYVDEVVVQGEATDRLGLLRRMGDKIKASRPLRMTDMERYVLLADDLPGVAVKTVLEASPDTPGASRLTLALERTPVSGFLSLDNRGTRSIGPMQLTGVASVEDQLGLFERTTAQGIVTPQLRELRFFDLGQLVPVDAEGTTVEYGVRRSWSEPGDSVRPLDLYGLTTSGRVAVSHPFIRSRAETLRAGLSLTIRDSRTDALGDRLSQDRLRIVAANLSYDFADGWGGSNLVTAEVSKGLDILDATKSGSATLTRGGGRSDFRKFLLTAQRNQPLTDSLLLVLSGEGQYSPDQLLSSEEYGLGGKQYGRAFDPSEITGDSGFAGRAELQYSLPVQEEGLDYAVTYGFGDYGAVYNYESGTRHGRRALASAGVGLRFGLFRRIEASVEFAKPFVTTPFSTRNREPRAFFTVMTRF, from the coding sequence ATGCCCAGCCCTCGCCACCAGCGCCGTCCCGTCCGCTTGTCAATCCTGCTGCTGGCCGGCATCGCCGGTCCGTTGCCGGCGCTGGCCCAGGCGGTGTCCCCGGCTCTGCCTCCCTCCCTCGATCCCAACCGGCTGGAGCGGCGCTTCGAACCGCCGGCGGCGCCGCAGTCCTCACCGGAGATCGAGATGCCGGCGCCGGAAAAGGCCCCGCCGCCCCGTGACGCCGAGCGCATCACCCTCACGCTGAACGAGATCCGTATCGACGGCAACAGCGTCTATGACGGTGACAGCCTGTCGGCCCTGTGGCGCGACAAGCTGGGCAAGCCGGTGACGCTCGCCGACCTCTATGCCATCCGTGACGCCATCACCGCGCGCTACCGCAACGACGGCTATGTGCTGTCCCAGGCGGTCGTGCCGGCCCAACGCATCCGGGATGGCGTCGTCCGCCTACAGGTGGTGGAGGGCTATGTTGACGAGGTGGTCGTCCAGGGCGAGGCGACCGACCGCCTCGGTCTGCTGCGGCGGATGGGCGATAAGATCAAGGCTTCCCGCCCGCTGCGCATGACCGATATGGAGCGCTATGTCCTGCTGGCCGACGATCTGCCCGGCGTGGCGGTGAAGACGGTGCTGGAGGCGTCGCCCGACACGCCCGGCGCCTCCCGCCTGACGCTGGCGCTGGAACGCACGCCCGTCAGCGGCTTCCTGTCGCTGGACAACCGCGGCACCCGCTCCATCGGTCCGATGCAACTGACCGGCGTCGCCAGCGTCGAGGACCAGCTTGGTCTGTTCGAGCGGACCACCGCCCAAGGCATCGTCACCCCGCAACTCCGCGAACTGCGCTTCTTCGACCTGGGTCAACTGGTGCCGGTGGATGCCGAGGGGACGACGGTGGAATATGGCGTCCGCCGCTCCTGGTCGGAGCCCGGCGACAGCGTCCGTCCGCTCGACCTGTACGGCCTCACCACCTCCGGCCGGGTGGCGGTGTCGCATCCCTTCATCCGCAGCCGCGCCGAGACGCTGCGGGCCGGCCTCAGCCTCACCATTCGGGACAGCCGTACCGATGCGCTGGGCGACAGGCTGTCCCAGGACCGGCTGCGCATCGTTGCCGCCAACCTCTCCTATGATTTCGCCGATGGTTGGGGCGGCTCCAACCTTGTGACGGCGGAGGTTTCCAAGGGGCTGGACATCCTGGACGCCACCAAATCCGGCAGCGCCACCCTGACCCGCGGCGGCGGGCGCAGTGACTTCCGCAAGTTCCTGCTGACGGCCCAGCGCAACCAGCCGCTGACCGACTCGCTGCTGCTCGTTTTGTCGGGAGAGGGGCAATACAGCCCCGACCAATTGCTGTCGTCGGAGGAATACGGGTTGGGCGGAAAGCAGTATGGCCGAGCCTTCGACCCTTCGGAAATCACCGGCGACAGCGGATTCGCCGGCCGGGCGGAACTGCAATACAGCCTGCCGGTGCAGGAGGAGGGGCTTGACTACGCCGTCACCTACGGTTTCGGTGATTATGGCGCGGTGTATAATTACGAGAGTGGCACGCGCCATGGACGGCGCGCCCTCGCGTCGGCCGGTGTCGGGCTGCGCTTCGGCCTGTTCCGCCGCATCGAGGCTAGCGTGGAGTTCGCCAAACCCTTCGTCACCACGCCGTTCAGCACGCGGAACCGGGAGCCCCGCGCGTTCTTCACGGTGATGACGCGATTCTGA
- a CDS encoding right-handed parallel beta-helix repeat-containing protein gives MTTTDQAAFFVSPKGNDSWSGRLAAPNAAGTDGPFASLEKARDAMRASDIDTTYVRGGTYRLNKTLSLDSHDDGHSFLAYKGETPVLSGGERVTGFTNEGNGLYSAKLASANGLDVSIGGVRQHAAQTGDFNPAEAATSGWKVLKADYTGASKAGFNFSAGDIPTGLKPHAGLVVQTFDTERLKDDISQVTSIDQYHHKVTLDDAASYALRSGGTYRLMNDASLIRDAGEFGWRASDGKLVVKPVHPGGFQSDGVVVSRLGTLIKTSNASNVSIEGLTFADARYDGSALSMQGGHGNSIGGNHFVNVGTAVSLDGTDDSRIAGNHMEQLGASGISMIHAANGNRIYANSIDHIGQISKGGAGIGAVGSSNTLVSNNDISDAPRYGVSFKEWDDGQLNRNNAIQFNRIQHVGQETADGGGIEMLGRSAKAMGSVIRGNEVIDTGGLATDGKGNWLTDHKGWGISLDDLTSGVIVRDNFVKGFSWAGIYVHGGDDNLLENNFGVASRPEDAFIRLEWVPKAGDQARPHDNMVIHNLAAGDMPINQYWKLLSPGKLTMDGNVAATGRAYGPHDAVFNPGFTDSAHGDYSLKDHAAVLSKGIHDLSWSSMGTDGYQADTSMAQFWDHAAY, from the coding sequence ATGACGACCACCGACCAGGCCGCTTTTTTCGTGTCCCCGAAGGGCAATGACAGCTGGTCCGGGCGGCTCGCCGCGCCCAACGCTGCCGGTACCGACGGCCCCTTCGCCAGCCTCGAGAAGGCGCGAGACGCCATGCGGGCAAGCGACATCGACACGACCTATGTTCGCGGCGGAACCTATCGCCTGAACAAGACCCTGAGTCTCGACTCCCACGACGATGGCCACAGCTTCCTCGCCTATAAAGGTGAGACGCCGGTGCTGAGCGGTGGGGAGCGGGTGACCGGCTTCACCAACGAGGGCAACGGCCTTTATTCGGCCAAGCTCGCTTCGGCCAATGGCCTGGATGTCAGCATCGGCGGCGTTCGCCAGCACGCGGCGCAGACCGGGGACTTCAACCCGGCCGAGGCTGCGACCAGTGGCTGGAAAGTTCTCAAGGCCGACTATACCGGCGCCAGCAAAGCCGGCTTCAATTTTTCCGCCGGCGACATCCCCACGGGGTTGAAGCCTCACGCCGGGCTGGTCGTCCAGACTTTCGATACGGAAAGGCTGAAGGACGACATCTCGCAGGTGACGTCGATCGACCAGTATCATCACAAGGTCACACTGGACGATGCGGCGTCCTACGCCTTGCGCAGTGGTGGGACCTACCGGCTGATGAACGATGCCTCGCTGATCCGTGACGCCGGCGAATTCGGCTGGCGCGCCAGCGATGGCAAGCTGGTGGTCAAGCCGGTGCATCCCGGTGGTTTCCAGTCGGACGGCGTGGTGGTCTCCCGGCTCGGCACGCTGATCAAGACGAGCAACGCCAGCAATGTCAGCATTGAAGGGCTGACTTTCGCCGACGCCCGTTACGACGGTTCGGCGCTGTCGATGCAGGGTGGTCACGGCAATTCCATCGGCGGCAATCACTTCGTCAATGTCGGGACCGCCGTCTCACTCGATGGCACGGACGACAGCCGTATCGCCGGCAACCATATGGAGCAGCTTGGCGCCAGTGGCATCTCGATGATCCACGCCGCCAACGGCAACCGCATCTACGCCAACAGCATTGACCATATCGGGCAGATCTCGAAAGGCGGCGCCGGCATCGGTGCTGTCGGCAGCAGCAACACGCTGGTCAGCAACAACGACATCAGCGACGCCCCGCGCTATGGCGTGTCTTTCAAGGAGTGGGACGATGGGCAGCTGAACCGCAACAACGCCATCCAGTTCAACAGGATTCAGCATGTCGGGCAGGAAACCGCTGATGGCGGCGGCATCGAGATGCTTGGCCGCTCCGCCAAGGCCATGGGTTCGGTCATTCGTGGCAACGAGGTGATCGATACAGGCGGGCTCGCCACCGACGGCAAGGGCAATTGGCTGACCGATCATAAGGGTTGGGGGATTTCCCTCGATGACCTGACCAGCGGCGTCATCGTTCGTGACAATTTCGTCAAAGGCTTCTCATGGGCCGGCATTTATGTCCATGGTGGCGACGACAATCTATTAGAGAACAATTTCGGCGTGGCCAGCCGTCCGGAGGATGCCTTCATCCGCCTGGAGTGGGTGCCGAAGGCCGGTGATCAGGCACGGCCCCATGACAACATGGTGATTCACAACCTCGCCGCCGGCGATATGCCGATCAACCAGTATTGGAAACTGCTCAGCCCCGGCAAGCTGACCATGGACGGCAACGTCGCCGCCACGGGCCGCGCCTATGGGCCGCATGACGCCGTGTTCAATCCGGGCTTTACCGACAGCGCTCATGGCGATTATTCGCTCAAGGACCATGCCGCGGTCCTCTCCAAGGGCATCCACGACCTCAGCTGGTCGTCGATGGGAACCGACGGCTATCAGGCCGACACCAGCATGGCCCAGTTCTGGGATCACGCGGCCTACTGA